The following are encoded together in the Solidesulfovibrio sp. genome:
- a CDS encoding PAS domain S-box protein, whose product MESVDRQARPDNPEPSHGPVAAATSDDGPGSRATSPEAVAQEILGRLSEPACVLVDPGLRVLFVRGDLRPFLAFPPGEPGQGLPGLAREDLRRPLRAALGQAADSLVAARVTGLPRDPGPAPSGRLDLRVEPVLDDAGRLRSLLVLFEHGAAEVAGGRWPDPWPGDGDLDHDGAVGDPEAPSPAALREARRRGEEKYRALFESMNEGLCVVELVRDGAGRPADYLLLDANPAYGRIFGVSRREAVGRRVRDVFGLDRVPDLDTHVSMLETRRPTTFETTMPELGKHFQISAFPLEGERFVVMFQDVTEIREARRAEQASAARFRELFSFSPVPMGYMSRDGCILDLNDRFVALFGYTLEDIPSLEAWMGKASPDPAKREELRALWDRAMRRGAGEDPDVPQAEYPVTCKDGRTRTVLIAGMAVGEGLLASFVDITERKRIEQALAEREEQLRLFVEHAPAAIAMFDRDMVYLAASRRWNDDYGLGGKNLTGLSHYAVFPELPERLREIHRLGLAGRVAGGVNESFTRSDGSIQWISWEIRPWFKSTGEIGGIVCFSEDVTVRKRAEMAIVEAKEAAEAANRAKSEFLANMSHEIRTPLNGILGMLQLLRTTTLDREQDEYTRVALRSGERLTRLLSDILDLSRIEAGRLSVTETTLRLGDLLRALHDTFMPLCREKGLVLALEPDGGLPESLVGDEVRIRQILFNLVGNALKFTVAGSVRLSVSALAPASPDRARLLFCVADTGVGIPDDKLPLVCDPFTQVAGSSSRPQEGAGLGLTITRRLVGLLRGTMTIESQEGQGTTVYLTLPMGLPPGSPAATEVAATKAAAPSSAPVGRRILLADDDRISQISLRRFLEKAGYRVAAVDNGQQALEALGRETFDCVLMDVQMPVLDGVTATRRIREGAGGIRNRDIPIVALTAYAMTGDRERFLAAGMDGYVAKPVDLDEMRRVIEQVVATAGKA is encoded by the coding sequence ATGGAGTCCGTCGATCGGCAGGCGCGGCCGGACAACCCCGAGCCGTCCCATGGTCCGGTCGCGGCGGCCACGTCGGACGACGGTCCCGGAAGCCGGGCCACGAGCCCGGAGGCGGTGGCCCAGGAGATCCTGGGCAGGCTGTCCGAGCCTGCGTGCGTGCTGGTCGACCCGGGGCTGCGGGTCCTCTTCGTGCGCGGGGATTTGCGGCCGTTTCTGGCCTTTCCCCCCGGAGAACCCGGACAGGGCCTGCCGGGCCTGGCGCGGGAGGACTTGCGCCGGCCGTTGCGCGCGGCCCTGGGGCAGGCCGCCGACAGCCTGGTCGCGGCCCGCGTCACGGGATTGCCCCGGGACCCCGGCCCGGCCCCGTCCGGGCGCCTGGACCTGCGCGTGGAGCCGGTGCTCGACGACGCGGGCCGGCTGCGATCCCTGTTGGTGCTTTTCGAGCACGGGGCCGCCGAGGTCGCGGGCGGCCGTTGGCCGGACCCGTGGCCCGGCGACGGGGACCTTGACCATGACGGCGCCGTGGGCGACCCGGAGGCGCCGTCGCCGGCCGCCTTGCGGGAAGCGCGGCGCCGCGGCGAGGAGAAGTACCGCGCGCTGTTCGAGTCCATGAACGAAGGCTTGTGCGTGGTGGAACTCGTGCGCGACGGGGCGGGCCGGCCGGCGGACTATCTCCTGCTCGACGCGAATCCGGCCTATGGACGCATTTTCGGGGTCAGCCGCCGGGAGGCCGTGGGACGCCGGGTCCGTGACGTCTTCGGGCTCGACCGGGTTCCGGATCTGGATACCCACGTCTCCATGCTCGAAACGCGCCGGCCCACGACCTTTGAAACCACCATGCCGGAACTGGGCAAGCATTTCCAGATTTCGGCCTTCCCCCTGGAGGGCGAGCGGTTCGTGGTCATGTTCCAGGACGTGACCGAAATCAGGGAGGCCCGGCGGGCCGAACAGGCCAGCGCCGCGCGGTTTCGCGAACTCTTCAGCTTCTCTCCGGTGCCCATGGGCTACATGAGCCGCGACGGGTGCATCCTGGACCTCAACGACCGCTTCGTCGCGCTGTTCGGATACACCCTCGAGGATATCCCCAGCCTGGAAGCCTGGATGGGCAAGGCCTCCCCCGACCCGGCCAAACGGGAGGAGCTTCGCGCCCTTTGGGACCGGGCCATGCGCCGGGGCGCCGGCGAAGACCCGGACGTGCCCCAGGCCGAATACCCGGTGACCTGCAAGGACGGCCGCACGCGCACGGTACTCATCGCCGGCATGGCCGTCGGCGAGGGCCTGTTGGCCAGCTTCGTGGACATCACCGAGCGCAAGCGCATCGAACAGGCCCTGGCCGAACGCGAGGAGCAGCTGCGCCTGTTCGTGGAGCACGCCCCGGCCGCCATCGCCATGTTCGACCGGGACATGGTCTATCTGGCCGCCAGCCGCCGCTGGAACGACGACTACGGCCTTGGCGGGAAAAACCTCACCGGCCTTTCCCATTACGCGGTCTTTCCGGAGCTCCCGGAGCGCCTGCGGGAAATCCACCGCCTTGGCCTGGCCGGCCGGGTGGCCGGCGGCGTCAACGAGTCCTTCACCCGCAGCGATGGCAGCATCCAGTGGATTTCCTGGGAAATCAGGCCCTGGTTCAAATCCACCGGGGAGATCGGCGGCATCGTGTGCTTCAGCGAGGACGTCACGGTCCGCAAACGGGCCGAGATGGCCATCGTCGAGGCCAAGGAGGCGGCCGAGGCCGCCAACCGGGCCAAGAGCGAATTCCTGGCCAACATGAGCCATGAAATACGGACCCCGCTCAACGGGATCCTGGGCATGCTCCAACTGCTGCGGACCACGACGCTCGATCGGGAACAGGACGAATACACCCGGGTGGCCCTGCGTTCGGGCGAGCGCCTGACCCGGCTGCTCTCCGATATCCTGGACCTTTCCCGCATCGAGGCCGGGCGCCTGTCCGTCACCGAGACGACCTTGCGCCTCGGTGACCTGTTGCGCGCCTTGCACGACACCTTCATGCCCCTTTGCCGGGAAAAGGGGCTGGTCCTGGCCTTGGAGCCGGATGGCGGCCTGCCGGAGTCCCTTGTCGGCGACGAGGTGCGCATCCGCCAGATTCTGTTCAACCTGGTCGGCAACGCCCTGAAGTTCACGGTCGCGGGCTCGGTGCGGCTGTCCGTATCCGCCCTGGCGCCGGCCTCCCCCGACCGCGCGCGCCTGCTGTTTTGCGTGGCCGATACCGGCGTGGGTATCCCCGACGACAAGCTGCCCCTGGTCTGCGATCCCTTCACCCAGGTGGCGGGGTCCTCCTCCCGGCCCCAGGAGGGGGCCGGACTGGGCCTGACCATCACCAGGCGGCTGGTGGGCTTGCTGCGGGGGACCATGACCATCGAAAGCCAGGAAGGGCAGGGGACCACGGTCTATCTCACGCTCCCCATGGGCCTGCCGCCGGGCAGCCCGGCCGCCACGGAGGTTGCCGCCACGAAGGCCGCCGCCCCGTCGTCGGCCCCGGTGGGACGGCGCATCCTCCTGGCCGACGACGACCGCATCAGTCAGATCAGCCTCCGGCGATTCCTGGAAAAGGCCGGATACCGGGTGGCGGCCGTGGACAACGGCCAGCAGGCCCTGGAGGCGCTGGGGCGGGAGACTTTCGACTGCGTGCTCATGGACGTGCAGATGCCGGTCCTCGACGGCGTGACCGCGACAAGGCGCATCCGCGAGGGCGCCGGCGGAATCCGCAACCGCGATATCCCCATCGTGGCCCTGACCGCCTACGCCATGACCGGCGACCGGGAGCGGTTTCTGGCGGCGGGCATGGATGGCTACGTGGCCAAGCCCGTGGATCTGGACGAGATGCGGCGGGTCATCGAGCAGGTCGTTGCCACGGCCGGGAAAGCCTGA